The Macadamia integrifolia cultivar HAES 741 chromosome 3, SCU_Mint_v3, whole genome shotgun sequence genome segment aataaaattatgaccAATATTTTGATACACAAATAAAATACGGCACCATTCATGAGATTGGCGTTTGACTAACCAAAAATCCTCAACAAACAAGGCTGAAGGAGAAAGTTTTACCGAAGATGACAGgctgtaactttttttttggctgaaagATGATAATATTCATGAATCAATAGAAGTGAATGGTCTCagtgatgatttatttgataggGGGATGGCGGCCAAGGTGGACTATGAGAAGGCTTTTGAGCTTTATGGGTAGAAAAATCACGCATTAAGTGGTTGAAATTCGGTGATGGTAATTTCAAATTCTTCCATCTATCTCTAGGATTCAAGTGTCTCTGTTCTTAGATTCAGGGTGCACAAAAGACCGACCAATCACTTTGGAAACTTGGTAACCCATTTATAAAATTTTGCaattattttcaatatttttttcccagTTTATTATCTCAATCCTATTGTTAAGGTTATCATTATGTGAACCCAGTTACATGAACATGCTAAATCCAACCAAAAACATCAAGTCTCATTCCTTAAACTCCTAATTAAGGGCAGGGAGATGTTTCCtttatattttctcaatgtATTTGCATTGGTACTTTTAATTTCTAACAAAGGTTTGGCACAACGTGTTACCCCTACCTAGAAGGCAAGTGAGCCTTCAAGCATGACTTAATGTTAACTTATGCTGAAAGTGATCTCACAACCCTTGTTTTCTACTTTCTCTGTTACAAGAACTCTTTTGCTGCTACAAAATATCATCTTCAGGAACAACTACATATATAACTCATTCTCATGATTTATTGgctacacctttttttttaatcaatagcCACTCATCCCCACCATATTTACACTTAAAGTTCACTTTATGTGGATTAAGGGAAACATATGCAAACATAATCGATCACTACAAAACATAAAGTTCACTTATATTGTGTATTTACTCTTAATATGCTTTATATTGTAGAAGTACCCGGAATCCAAACACTACAAAACTAAGAAATTTGAGTGTAGAcaccatattttgtcaccccTGGAAGGGCCAAGTAATGATGAGTTAGGAACCCCCTAGGACGTGGAGTGATCATATATTTGCGGTCGTGATCCTTTATTAAACCTAGGCAATGTATTCATACTTCCATGCTGGCATAGGATGGTTAATAAATTGaacaaaaatgttttcaaaaaaaatgaaaaaatttgaCACATTAGAATTGACCAAGACCACTCAACAAATCATAGACCAGTCATTAATTGAGCCAAAGACCCAATTGGACCACATCCATTGAGTCAAGAGCCAGAGTTGTATTGACTCAGGCTGGCGACGAATGCACTCTAGCCGAAATCATTTGTATCTCAGCTATCGTTGGTCAGATACTAATTATGTCACTTATAATGCATCTTATGCCGAGCTCTACAAAATTGTAGgaatttgatgaatctttggCCATATCTCTTTTCAATCTTGTACTTGTCGCCCAAGGAATGCACCTAGACACACACTAAGACCTGTAGGACACCTAGAAGAATCTAGAAAACTCATATGACAAATGTGTGTATTTGTCCACACCTTTTAATATTATACACTTCTCATATATAGATCTAATATCTCTCCTTAAGGAGGAAAGAGATCACATCCCATTTGGAAGCATCTTACACCTTCCTTAGTTGACGAAGAGGTCTCTCAACTATAAATATATGACCATTCCCACATCTTGGGGTTTCCACAAACAATTCCATGCATAATCCGACAATTCTGTCATAGTTTAAGCCGTCGAAATTCATTTATTGGAATCGTGAGGAGCTATCTTGTTGTACTTCGCATTAGTTTGAGCTATCTTTGGTTTAGTGATGCCTTAGTATTGTTTCCAATACTCTTTTGGCTTTAAATAAGGATTAGAGATTTCATTTCAGAGATTGAGATTCCAGTTTCAAGAATGAATAGCAAGGGTTTTGTGAGAGATGAGATGGAGGGGCGGCCACCTGACCGTGGAAAGCAACCTCTGATTACTGAGTATCTCCGACCTAGAACTACACTAGTGCCGGTTGGAGTAGGAGAGGGTCGGCCTAAGGAGATCAATGGAGGACATAAGGAGAGGATTTCTGATGATCTAAGTAACCATAGACCTGCTGAGAAGAGGTCCTACTCTACGGTGGTAGGGAAGGCGATTCCAGATGTTGGGCAACTTCCTGAGCCGATCCATGCTGGATCGCTCACAAAAATAATTATTCCCCAAGACACGTACGAGGAGAGGCTCCTGAGGTTTAGATTCGCTCTGATTGGAAGGGTTAATTTTAGATTCATCTCTCTGGATAATATTAGAAAAGAGGCTGAGAAATCATGGAATCTCAAAGGCAATGTCAAAATGGCACCCATGGGGAAGGGGTACATCCTGTTTCAATTCGACACTGAGGCGAATATGGCATCAATGTGGAGGACGAGTTTGACGAAGGTCAGAGGACAGATTATTAGATTTCAACCATGGAGGCCTGATTTTGATGTCCATACCAATAACCCCTCTACCAAACTCATGTGGATTAGGTTTCCGGACCTACCCCTTAAGTATTGGCATGAGAGGATTCTTCTAACCATGGCTAAGGCGGTAGGAAGGCCGGTAGCTTTGGATAAGCACACACGTTCAGCCGCGATGGGCACTTATGCATGTGCTCAAGTTGAGATCGAGATTGGTGCTAAACGCCTTGAAGATTTCAGGTCGTGAGGATGCAACCAGGCACAGGCGAGGCCTTTTGGTATAAGCAAAGAATTATATATGAGGATGATATGAAGTGTTGTGGATTTTGCATAAAATCTGGGCACATTGTAGATGAGTGCAGAGCTAAAAAATCTACTGACGAACATAAAGTACGGCAGCAGCAGGGCTCAATACCAGGGGTGGTTTACCCTAAGATTGCTGGTCGTGGATGGCAATGTGAAGGAGCTCCAGTGAGATCACAGGGCAGAGATCTCTCCCAATTGCCTATTAGGTTTCCTTCCTTATCTGGGAATCAAATCAGCGTGGAGATTGATCAAGATTGGGATTCTAATATGGCTAATGGTCAAATTCATATTGACCTACCAAATATGATTGATTCTCAATATGGGAGGAATATCCCTTATATGCCAAGTGGGAATAATCTCTTGAATTTGGATCCGCTTGACGTTAGCAATAAGGATGACTCGCTCCATGGGTCTGATGGGCCTGGAAGTGGGTCACCCAAGGAACTGGATTATGGAGTGGAAGGTAAGAGGCAACACTCTATCAATGGCATTGTTCAGAGGCGTGAAGAGCAATTATCGTAAGAAGGGGATGACCTGGTCCAATTAGAGGGAAATAGGAAGCGATAGGAATGGGGGGATGAAGCAACCCACTCGATAGAGGCGGACAGTCATGACCTTGGTGCTGGGCTCAGAAGTCTTGGCCGGAGTGATCGCGAGACAGCTCTTTAAGGGGTGGTCGAAGCGCGGACAGGGACTTCAGGAGAAATTCATTATATACTCTGTGCTACAACAGGATAACGTGATTGCAAATGTTAGCCCCATTCATATGCAGGGAGGTAATGCCGTAGTGCCACATCCTTAGATGGCACATAAGGATAAAATGCTATGGGAAAGGGAAGAGGTTGCGCGGGTAATTGTGAGACAGAAGAAAGGGAAACAGACGGCTAATACGGAGCAGACTTTGTGTAAGTATGAttgtcatggttttaagtatctccgataccgatacgataccctccgatacgtatcttaaatttagccgatcgatacgatacacatcgatacgatacatagaatttttaaaaccctttcgtatcgatatatatcctacaatacataccgatatgcatcaatacaccaccaatacacatcgatacgatacaatatgcctcgatacgactatgaaaattataaaattgaggtaaaatgtacatttcggtatgtattggtacgtatcggtgagtatcgatatgtatcaatcggtatgtatcggtatatattggcacgtatcggtgagtatcgatatatatcggtacgtatcggtgagtatcaatacatatcggtgagtatcggtatgtaccgatacagtgcgctatggtcatataatggccaagatgggtaatttttcagaaaaacatgattttttgaagggtttttgttccaaagttactgtcagtcatatttctctctaactaaagtagaaatcaaggttgggaacaattattttacatttatgggacaactacaaaccttgaattcttagtacgataccctcaatttagtgtttatgcataatacatgttatcaatagctttttttaacaaactctttatgcaaaagtgtttaaaaaaaatatttcctacccatttatgtgtgtatctttatcgtatcttagtgtatcttcgatacgatacgatactctccgatacgtatcttaatttggccgaccgatacagtgaccgataccgatactttaatccttgggtttAGTTGactctttttatgtttaaattgatgagagatttatcgggcacaacaaccttttttttttctcaaatttgtttctagaattgtaaataggcataaattttgatttaattttttaaaaaagagtGAACCGagacaactttatcaaacgctttttaggctatttctccatttttaggaacaagaaaacggagaaacgacagaaacaaaaTGTTGTCAAACGATGCCTACATCTATTCTACTCGTGAACATAATGGTATAAGTCTGCTTGATTGTGAGACTGACTAATCAAACATAGATGAAATTTGGCCAAGTGATCCAGGAATCCTTTGTGGAAGGACTCTCGCTCAATGGATCAAAGTTAGGACAGAAATAACAGGCTTTAAGACCTGCTGGCCTAACCGTCTATTGGGACCAGCAAAAGCATATCTCATGCTGTTTCGATGAGCCATCCCTTGAGCCTTGGAAGATAGCTAGAAGCTGAAAAAGGAAAGGACAGAGATGCCAATGGGGTAGGCTGGACGTGGGTTTCAACAATGCCACATCACACACTTCAAACGGTGTTCCTCAAAGTTCAGAACTTACCCCACACTGCCCCATGAAGTAAACATGAAGCAACAATTTACAACTCAGGCCAGGTTTGGGTTCATTCTGGTTCAAAATCTACCAATTCCCCAACCCATCGGTTCGAATTTGATTCTAACCTGGGGAAAGTTGATGCGATATGCCGATACCTCATACCCTAATCattaggaaaggggaaaggCGGCACTGGTTGAGATCAGGGTTCGGAGTATCGATATTGTATCGACCAATATATATCAATATTAGTGGTACTTCATATCGATACCATATCAATATTGATGATGTGTATCGATCTGTATTGATGACTAAATGATTCAAAAAATAGTTAGAAGCCGTCTACATTTAGAAATAGGTCGCGTTTGGGAACATTCTGAAAAAGTATTTTCAGTGTTCATTTTTGTTCTCTCGATGTGAACCGGGCGTAAAACTAGAGACCAGGATCCTCTCTCTAGCCCTGGAACTTGAAATGggttgtgtgtgcttgcttgcGGTTGAGGTGAAGAATGGAAGAATTAATTCAcccataaaagaaaatgagaaaagtATATAAGAAAAGGGAGGGGAATTTTTTCCCACAAGCTAAACCCTGATTTAAGTAACAAGAGATGAAGGTAAAGGGTATTGAGATTTGGGTATAGGTATAACTCATTCTTTAAAACCTATCTATTAAGGAGAGTGTGCTGAAGTATCTATATATCTTTATATTGGGTTATCCACATTCAATGTGAGATTATTAGTTCCGCTTTCGACATGGAACCCCGACAATCTTCCCTTCCATGCGTAGGAACAATTGAGATCTTCTCTGACTTTATCTATAGAGACACAATGGGTTGATACAACCTGATTCTACCACACTCttagctttgataccacttattAGGACTTGAGTAGAATTCATCTTTAAAACTAGCCATTAAAAATAAGGCGTCCAAGTACTTATGAATCTCCACTTCAGTCTACTTACATCCAATGTGAAATTATTATTTCCGCCTTCCATGAGAAAGGGTGGAGCTCTTCTGTGACACAACAGAGGTGGCATCGTATATTTAACGGTCTAGATCACCTCAAGGCACCCCCCTATGTTGGGTCCATGCCTGGGTGCTTTAGGCTAAgtgtgttaattggttcggttttggtgtaaacggttcgatttggttcgatgcaagaattttttgataaaaccaaaattgaaccgtttaataaacagtttcatATATGAGAACctaaaccatttat includes the following:
- the LOC122074208 gene encoding uncharacterized protein LOC122074208; protein product: MNSKGFVRDEMEGRPPDRGKQPLITEYLRPRTTLVPVGVGEGRPKEINGGHKERISDDLSNHRPAEKRSYSTVVGKAIPDVGQLPEPIHAGSLTKIIIPQDTYEERLLRFRFALIGRVNFRFISLDNIRKEAEKSWNLKGNVKMAPMGKGYILFQFDTEANMASMWRTSLTKVRGQIIRFQPWRPDFDVHTNNPSTKLMWIRFPDLPLKYWHERILLTMAKAVGRPVALDKHTRSAAMGTYACAQVEIEIGAKRLEDFRS